In the genome of Drosophila pseudoobscura strain MV-25-SWS-2005 chromosome 3, UCI_Dpse_MV25, whole genome shotgun sequence, one region contains:
- the Psi gene encoding far upstream element-binding protein 3, whose protein sequence is MSEFQPQQGQSISQSQALAQAIQRAKQIAAKIQPSQQAGGPGGPGAGPSPPSGGGGPGPGAGNNFKRHNDDGDSGPDCKRSFGSPDYGHNNNSNMSSSSGGGGGGGGGSGPGGANITQAIAQAAAVAARLAASAGTTCEEQIRIPESIANAFMGRGSNDTITHIQAESGAKVQLMPEQERVITLRGQRDTVSKGRDMIQQMASRGGGGTVEVLLTINMPPPGPSGYSPYQEIMIPGAKVGLVIGKGGDTIKQLQEKTGAKMIIIQDGPNQEVIKPLRISGDPQKIEHAKQMVLDLIAQKDALAQQQGGRGGGSGGGGGGGGGGGPGLGYNNFNNGNGGESVEVFVPKIAVGVVIGKGGDMIRKIQTECGCKLQFIQGKNDEMGDRRCVIQGTRQQVEDAKRTIDGLIENVMQRNGLNRNGNGGGSQSGGEGNSNYGYGYGVNHAQGGREEITFMVPASKCGIVIGRGGETIKLINQQSGAHTEMDRNASNPPNEKLFKSKGTTDQVEAARQMISEKINMELTVIARKPIGGGGGGGGGGGGGGNGSGGGPNNSHHSQQQGGYGGPNPMQGGDPNAAAAAAYQQQQQPWGPYGQQGWDPSAAQQQQQMAMAGGNQGGGPGGSGANAGQDYSAQWIEYYKQMGCHREAELIEQQMKAKQGGGAPGPGQQVPQQPQQQQQVPQQAQQQQASGGNSADYSAQWAEYYRSVGKHEEAEAIEKTLKNKQSQNGGPAVGQSNAQNPNQGGPNPGQQQQPNPAAAAAAAAAAAGGYAQGMTPSQYAQYSQYYAAAAAGQPQAPPQPGGGPPAGYPGGYPGGGYGGYPGAPGQQQQQKPHKNDKH, encoded by the exons atgagTGAATTTCAACCGCAACAAGGACAGAGTATCAGTCAATCCCAGGCGTTGGCTCAGGCGATACAGCGTGCCAAGCAG ATAGCGGCTAAAATCCAACCCAGCCAGCAGGCGGGCGGTCCAGGAGGACCTGGAGCAGGACCATCACCACCTTCTGGTGGCGGCGGGCCGGGACCCGGTGCGGGCAACAACTTCAAGAGGcacaacgacgacggcgaTAGCGGACCAGACTGCAAGCGCTCTTTTGGTAGTCCGGACTAcggccacaacaacaactcgaACATGAGTAGTAGCagcggtggaggtggaggaggcggagggggATCAGGTCCAGGCGGTGCAAACATTACGCAAGCCATTGCCCAGGCAGCTGCAGTGGCTGCTCGCCTGGCGGCATCGGCCGGAACAACGTGCGAGGAGCAAATCCGCATACCCGAATCCATAGCGAATGCCTTTATGGGACGTGGCAGCAACGACACCATCACTCATATCCAGGCCGAGTCGGGGGCTAAGGTACAGTTGATGCCGGAACAGGAGCGAGTCATTACATTGCGTGGCCAACGGGACACCGTGTCCAAGGGGCGAGATATGATCCAGCAGATGGCCAGCCGCGGTGGTGGCGGAACCGTGGAGGTACTACTAACCATCAACATGCCGCCTCCGGGACCCAGTGGCTATTCGCCCTACCAAGAAATCATGATACCCGGAGCCAAGGTGGGCCTGGTCATTGGCAAGGGTGGCGACACCATAAAACAGCTGCAGGAGAAGACGGGAGCCAAGATGATTATCATCCAAGACGGACCCAATCAGGAGGTTATCAAACCTCTGCGCATTTCCGGCGATCCGCAGAAGATCGAGCATGCTAAGCAGATGGTCTTGGATCTCATCGCCCAGAAAGACGCACTGGCTCAGCAGCAGGGTGGACGCGGGGGCGgtagtggaggaggaggcggtggtggcggaggcggtggcccTGGCCTCGGCTACAACAACTTcaacaatggcaatggcggcGAGAGCGTAGAGGTCTTCGTGCCAAAAATCGCCGTCGGCGTTGTCATTGGCAAGGGGGGAGACATGATCCGAAAGATTCAAACCGAATGCGGCTGCAAGCTGCAGTTCATCCAGGGCAAGAACGATGAGATGGGCGATAGACGCTGTGTGATCCAGGGCACACGCCAACAAGTCGAGGACGCCAAGCGGACCATCGATGGACTGATCGAGAACGTGATG CAACGAAATGGCCTGAACCGCAATGGGAATGGCGGCGGCTCTCAAAGTGGCGGCGAAGGAAACTCCAActacggctatggctatggcgtAAACCATGCCCAGGGCGGACGTGAGGAGATCACATTCATGGTGCCAGCATCCAAATGCGGT ATTGTAATTGGACGTGGCGGGGAAACGATTAAGCTGATCAATCAGCAATCCGGCGCCCATACCGAAATGGATCGCAATGCCAGCAATCCGCCCAACGAGAAGCTTTTCAAGTCCAAGGGCACCACCGACCAGGTGGAGGCGGCCCGTCAAATGATTTCTGAGAAGATCAACATGGAGCTCACTGTTATTGCCCGCAAGCCcattggtggtggtggtggtggcggtggaggcggcggtggcggtggtaaTGGCTCTGGAGGTGGACCCAACAATTCCCATCACAGTCAGCAGCAGGGCGGCTATGGTGGACCCAATCCAATGCAAGGCGGCGATCCGAAtgccgccgctgcagcagcgtaccagcagcagcaacagccctGGGGTCCCTATGGCCAACAGGGATGGGATCCGTCTGCggcccagcaacagcagcaaatggCAATGGCCGGTGGAAATCAGGGCGGTGGACCTGGTGGCTCCGGTGCGAACGCTGGGCAGGACTACTCAGCCCAGTGGATCGAGTACTACAA GCAAATGGGCTGCCATCGCGAGGCTGAATTGATCGAGCAACAGATGAAGGCCAAGCAAGGGGGCGGAGCACCTGGTCCCGGTCAGCAGGTgccgcagcagccacaacagcaacagcaagtgccgcagcaggcacagcagcagcaggcatcCGGCGGCAACAGCGCTGACTATAGCGCCCAGTGGGCGGAATACTACCGCAGTGTGGGCAAGCACGAGGAGGCAGAGGCGATTGAGAAGACGTTGAAGAATAAG CAATCACAGAACGGTGGACCTGCTGTTGGCCAAAGCAATGCGCAAAACCCCAACCAAGGCGGCCCCAATcccggccagcagcagcagcccaatccagcggcggcagcagcggccgctgctgcagcagccggTGGCTATGCACAAGGTATGACTCCTAGCCAATATGCACAATATTCACAGTATTacgctgctgcggctgcgggtCAGCCCCAAGCACCACCGCAGCCCGGCGGTGGTCCGCCCGCTGGTTATCCCGGTGGATATCCGGGTGGTGGCTATGGCGGCTACCCGGGTGCGCcgggacaacagcagcaacagaagccgCACAAAAATGACAAGCATTGA
- the kappaB-Ras gene encoding NF-kappa-B inhibitor-interacting Ras-like protein, protein MLNAKVGKVGKVLVCGMKGVGKTTVIEQLVYGNLNPDTELHPTIEDIYVASCDTGRGGARETLRIYDTAGLQGEQAAQLPRHYLQFPDAFVLVYDPIDPRSLDMLADIKSDIDKHKEKKEIPVIVLANVRARVKRDTPPTTPNPVEKIMDRANIWCQRERIKHYTVNAMERPSLYEPFTSLCARVHPAQTKSTFPQLRQVMQNRQKSEA, encoded by the exons atgcttAACGCAAAAGTTGGTAAAGTTGGCAAAGTGTTGGTATGTGGCATGAAAGGCGTTGGTAAGACAACAGTAATTGAGCAGTTGGTTTATGGAAACCTAAATCCAGACACA GAACTCCATCCTACCATTGAGGACATCTATGTTGCCAGCTGCGACACGGGCCGTGGAGGGGCTCGTGAAACATTACGCATCTACGACACAGCTGGACTGCAGGGCGAGCAGGCGGCTCAATTGCCGCGGCACTACTTACAATTCCCTGATGCTTTTGTATTGGTCTATGACCCCATTGATCCACGAAGCTTAGATATGCTGGCAGACATAAAGTCAGACATTGACAAGCATAAGGAAAAGAAGGAAATCCCTGTCATTGTACTGGCCAATGTGCGAGCCCGGGTTAAGAGGGACACACCACCAACAACGCCTAATCCCGTCGAAAAGATTATGGACCGGGCAAACATCTGGTGCCAGCGGGAGCGTATAAAGCACTACACAGTCAATGCCATGGAACGCCCTTCATTGTACGAGCCGTTCACGTCTCTGTGCGCTCGTGTTCATCCAGCACAGACGAAAAGCACGTTCCCGCAACTGCGCCAGGTCATGCAGAATCGGCAAAAGAGCGAGGCGTAG
- the Arl6 gene encoding ADP-ribosylation factor-like protein 6, with protein sequence MGMLHNLADLIKIKKDKMTILVLGLNNSGKSTIVNHFKKPGDQSAIMVPTVGFMVEQFYSMAGVSIKAIDMSGATRYRNLWEHQFKNCQGIIYVIDSSDRMRFVVVKDELDLVLQHPHLCNRTVPILFYGNKSDAEDSLSSVKIAAALSLENIKEKPWHICSSNAISGEGLGEGVQWLVQQMRFAMLSNKDASKAKSKHSK encoded by the exons ATGGGAATGTTGCACAATTTGGCCGATTTGattaaaatcaaaaaggaCAAAATGACGATTCTAGTACTGGGCCTGAACAACAGCGGCAAATCCACGATAGTCAACCACTTCAAGAAACCGGGTGACCAGTCAGCCATTATGGTTCCCACAGTGGGCTTTATGGTGGAGCAGTTTTACA GCATGGCAGGAGTTAGCATAAAGGCGATCGATATGTCGGGCGCCACACGCTACAGGAACCTTTGGGAGCATCAGTTCAAGAACTGCCAGGGGATTATATACGTCATTGACTCCAGTGATCGCATGAGATTCG TTGTGGTGAAAGATGAGTTGGATCTGGTGCTACAGCATCCCCATTTGTGCAATAGAACTGTGCCAATTCTTTTTTATGGAAACAAATCGGACGCAGAggattccctatccagcgTCAAAATCGCAGCAG CACTCAGTTTGGAAAACATCAAGGAGAAACCCTGGCACATCTGCTCCAGCAATGCCATATCCGGCGAGGGCCTCGGCGAAGGTGTCCAGTGGCTGGTCCAGCAAATGCGCTTCGCCATGCTAAGCAACAAGGACGCCTCCAAAGCCAAGTCCAAGCATAGCAAATGA
- the Dek gene encoding protein DEK isoform X2, which translates to MDANKAAETATKENAADKVNEAKAVENAAAAAEDRDEESKGAEQGSDATTPPDDDGASATTADDVADKKPKGDTVEAPTPDSDAGASDKTEVSPDPVKKVSINNSKDSKKEDAKQEDEDENEDDADTQGNEEDDDEDKASDEESDRTTKTAADEKHKGSDAKDGAKGKTVTGADKSAPAKKPLSKPKNGKVEKAEDDDDDEEAGDADEDDGLDENNEVAEDDENVVALAEIDRINENINKTRVDGLQTLHALCFGAQGKNNVVKKNLRSFAGFEFAKDSTEYNKKLDAIKKVDNKGLRSICEILTLDRKGSKNEIVMRVLKFLMEPDESLCLEQGDEDEEEPDEDDLDEEEEEVSEDDKKRKSSKSGAGGRGSARNSSGRPRRTTAGKKMSAYVDFSSSEESEQKVPVTKRRRNDDSESGSDYNPSANSDSDAGRGGGGGGGAAKAGRNVSARGSRGRPARKSRRRNSDSEEEEESELSDADSDVPKRKRPAVTGKRGRPAVTAAAGRRGRGRGAPARKRKDSDSEEDDISEDEEEEELSEFGSDQSEDVRPKKSRKPTTPARNSKANKSKPAGKADGRSKKSKKESSEEEDDDVDDKDESDEDEPLTKKGKMAFPTDEQIRGYVKEILDKANLEEITMKTVCKQVYAKYPEFDLTEKKDFIKATVKALIAT; encoded by the exons ATG GATGCTAACAAAGCGGCAGAAACGGCAACCAAAGAGAATGCCGCCGACAAGGTAAACGAGGCGAAGGCAGTGGAGAATGCAGCGGCGGCCGCCGAGGACCGTGATGAAGAGTCCAAAGGAGCCGAACAGGGATCCGATGCAACGACACCCCCCGACGACGACGGGGCCTCCGCCACCACCGCTGATGACGTCGCTGATAAAAAGCCCAAAGGAGACACAGTGGAAGCCCCCACCCCCGACTCGGATGCAG GCGCATCGGACAAAACGGAGGTATCGCCTGATCCTGTGAAGAAGGTTAGCATTAACAACAGCAAGGATTCAAAGAAGGAGGATGCAAAAcaggaggatgaggatgaaAACGAAGACGATGCCGATACTCAGGGGAATGAGgaggacgatgacgaggacAAGGCTAGCGATGAGGAAAGCGACAGGACCACTAAAACCGCTGCAGACGAAAAACACAAAGGTAGTGATGCCAAGGATGGGGCCAAGGGAAAGACAGTTACGGGAGCTGACAAATCGGCCCCAGCCAAGAAACCATTGTCCAAGCCCAAAAATGGAAAGGTGGAGAAGGctgaggacgacgacgacgacgaggaagCCGGAGATGCTGACGAGGACGATGGCCTGGATGAGAACAATGAGGTGGCAGAGGACGATGAGAATGTAGTGGCTTTGGCGGAGATTGATCGCATCAATGAGAACATCAACAAGACTCGTGTCGACGGGCTACAGACCCTACATGCG CTCTGTTTTGGGGCCCAAGGCAAGAACAATGTTGTGAAGAAGAATCTGCGCTCCTTTGCTGGATTCGAATTCGCCAAGGACTCGACGGAATACAACAAGAAACTCGATGCCATCAAGAAGGTGGACAACAAAGGACTTCGGAGCATTTGCGAGATTCTCACATTGGATCGGAAAGGCAGCAAGAATGAAATTGTAATGAGAGTGCTCAAATTTCTAATGGAGCCGGACGAATCGCTGTGCTTGGAGCAGGGCGACGAAGACGAGGAGGAGCCAGACGAGGACGACCTggacgaagaagaggaagaagtCAGCGAGGATGACAAGAAACGCAAGAGCAGCAAGTCGGGTGCCGGCGGCAGAGGCTCGGCTCGCAACTCCAGTGGACGTCCCCGGCGCACGACGGCTGGCAAAA AAATGTCTGCGTACGTGGACTTCTCCAGCTCAGAGGAGAGCGAGCAGAAAGTTCCGGTGACCAAGCGGAGACGCAACGATGACTCAGAGTCGGGTTCAGAC TACAATCCTTCGGCCAATTCAGACTCTGATGCCGGtcgtggcggcggtggcggtggtggtgcagCTAAAGCTGGTCGCAACGTGTCTGCACGAGGCAGTCGGGGTCGTCCAGCGCGCAAGAGTCGGCGAAGAAATTCGGATTCTGAGGAAGAAGAGGAGTCCGAACTATCCGATGCCGATAGCGAT GTTCCGAAGCGCAAGCGCCCAGCCGTAACTGGTAAGCGTGGGAGACCGGCGGTCACTGCCGCGGCTGGACGACGGGGACGTGGACGGGGGGCACCTGCGCGAAAACGCAAAGATTCCGACAGCGAAGAGGATGACATTTCCgaagatgaggaggaggaggaactgTCGGAGTTTGGCAGCGACCAAAGTGAG GATGTACGCCCCAAGAAGAGTAGGAAGCCCACAACGCCTGCGAGAAATAGCAAAGCTAATAAGTCAAAACCAGCTGGAAAGG CCGATGGTCgatcaaaaaaatcaaagaaagaatcgtccgaggaggaggatgatgatgTCGATGACAAAGATGAGTCTGACGAGGATGAGCCACTAACCAAAAAGGGCAAAATGGCATTCCCAACG GATGAGCAAATACGCGGCTATGTCAAAGAAATATTGGATAAGGCAAATTTGGAGGAGATTACCATGAAAACAGTTTGCAAGCAAGTCTATGCGAAATATCCAGAATTTGATCTAACAGAAAAGAAAGACTTCATTAAGGCCACAGTAAAAGCG TTAATTGCGACATAA
- the RpL11 gene encoding 60S ribosomal protein L11 has translation MAAVAKKEPKIKRDPAKNPMRDLHIRKLCLNICVGESGDRLTRAAKVLEQLTGQQPVFSKARYTVRSFGIRRNEKIAVHCTVRGAKAEEILERGLKVREYELRRDNFSSTGNFGFGIQEHIDLGIKYDPSIGIYGLDFYVVLGRPGYNVNHRKRKSGTVGFPHRLTKEDAMKWFQQKYDGIILNSKKQ, from the exons ATGGCG GCCGTTGCTAAGAAGGAACCCAAAATTAAGCGCGACCCGGCGAAGAACCCGATGCGCGACCTGCACATCAGGAAGCTGTGCTTGAACATCTGCGTTGGTGAATCCGGTGATAGGCTAACCCGTGCCGCTAAG GTGCTGGAGCAGCTGACTGGCCAGCAGCCAGTGTTCTCCAAAGCCCGCTACACAGTGCGTTCTTTTGGCATTCGTCGTAATGAGAAGATCGCTGTCCACTGCACCGTGCGCGGCGCCAAGGCTGAAGAGATTTTGGAGCGTGGTCTGAAGGTGCGCGAGTACGAGCTGAGACGCGACAACTTCTCCTCCACCGGCAACTTCGGTTTCGGCATCCAGGAACATATCGATTTGGGTATTAAGTACGATCCCTCGATCGGTATCTATGGTCTGGACTTCTACGTCGTCCTGGGCCGTCCAG GCTACAATGTGAACCACAGGAAGCGCAAGTCCGGAACTGTGGGCTTCCCTCACCGCCTGACAAAGGAGGATGCAATGAAATGGTTCCAGCAGAAGTACGATGGCATCATTCTGAACAGCAAGAAACAGTAG
- the EloC gene encoding elongin-C, with the protein MVYFGILLRYIFPISQYIRLTQMIAMDEQRSDKIYGGCEGPDAMYVKLISSDGHEFIVKREHALTSGTIKAMLSGPGQFAENEANEVHFREIPSHVLQKVCMYFTYKVRYTNSSTEIPEFPIAPEIALELLMAANFLDC; encoded by the exons atggtatattttggtatactTCTGAGGTATATTTTTCCGATAAGTCAGTATATTCGATTGACACAA ATGATAGCAATGGATGAGCAGCGCAGCGACAAAATCTATGGCGGATGCGAGGGTCCGGACGCCATGTATGTCAAGTTAATTTCGTCGGACGGCCATGAATTTATTGTAAAACGGGAACACGCTCTCACCTCTGGAACCATCAAGGCGATGTTATCCGGCCCAGGACAATTTGCCGAGAACGAGGCTAATGAAGTGCACTTTCGGGAGATTCC GTCGCACGTCTTACAAAAGGTCTGCATGTACTTCACTTACAAAGTACGCTACACCAATAGTTCCACTGAAATACCCGAGTTTCCAATTGCACCAGAGATCGCATTAGAACTTTTAATGGCAGCTAACTTCCTAGACTGCTAA
- the Dek gene encoding protein DEK isoform X1, with protein MDANKAAETATKENAADKVNEAKAVENAAAAAEDRDEESKGAEQGSDATTPPDDDGASATTADDVADKKPKGDTVEAPTPDSDAGASDKTEVSPDPVKKVSINNSKDSKKEDAKQEDEDENEDDADTQGNEEDDDEDKASDEESDRTTKTAADEKHKGSDAKDGAKGKTVTGADKSAPAKKPLSKPKNGKVEKAEDDDDDEEAGDADEDDGLDENNEVAEDDENVVALAEIDRINENINKTRVDGLQTLHALCFGAQGKNNVVKKNLRSFAGFEFAKDSTEYNKKLDAIKKVDNKGLRSICEILTLDRKGSKNEIVMRVLKFLMEPDESLCLEQGDEDEEEPDEDDLDEEEEEVSEDDKKRKSSKSGAGGRGSARNSSGRPRRTTAGKKMSAYVDFSSSEESEQKVPVTKRRRNDDSESGSDYNPSANSDSDAGRGGGGGGGAAKAGRNVSARGSRGRPARKSRRRNSDSEEEEESELSDADSDVPKRKRPAVTGKRGRPAVTAAAGRRGRGRGAPARKRKDSDSEEDDISEDEEEEELSEFGSDQSEDVRPKKSRKPTTPARNSKANKSKPAGKADGRSKKSKKESSEEEDDDVDDKDESDEDEPLTKKGKMAFPTDEQIRGYVKEILDKANLEEITMKTVCKQVYAKYPEFDLTEKKDFIKATVKALIAT; from the exons atG GATGCTAACAAAGCGGCAGAAACGGCAACCAAAGAGAATGCCGCCGACAAGGTAAACGAGGCGAAGGCAGTGGAGAATGCAGCGGCGGCCGCCGAGGACCGTGATGAAGAGTCCAAAGGAGCCGAACAGGGATCCGATGCAACGACACCCCCCGACGACGACGGGGCCTCCGCCACCACCGCTGATGACGTCGCTGATAAAAAGCCCAAAGGAGACACAGTGGAAGCCCCCACCCCCGACTCGGATGCAG GCGCATCGGACAAAACGGAGGTATCGCCTGATCCTGTGAAGAAGGTTAGCATTAACAACAGCAAGGATTCAAAGAAGGAGGATGCAAAAcaggaggatgaggatgaaAACGAAGACGATGCCGATACTCAGGGGAATGAGgaggacgatgacgaggacAAGGCTAGCGATGAGGAAAGCGACAGGACCACTAAAACCGCTGCAGACGAAAAACACAAAGGTAGTGATGCCAAGGATGGGGCCAAGGGAAAGACAGTTACGGGAGCTGACAAATCGGCCCCAGCCAAGAAACCATTGTCCAAGCCCAAAAATGGAAAGGTGGAGAAGGctgaggacgacgacgacgacgaggaagCCGGAGATGCTGACGAGGACGATGGCCTGGATGAGAACAATGAGGTGGCAGAGGACGATGAGAATGTAGTGGCTTTGGCGGAGATTGATCGCATCAATGAGAACATCAACAAGACTCGTGTCGACGGGCTACAGACCCTACATGCG CTCTGTTTTGGGGCCCAAGGCAAGAACAATGTTGTGAAGAAGAATCTGCGCTCCTTTGCTGGATTCGAATTCGCCAAGGACTCGACGGAATACAACAAGAAACTCGATGCCATCAAGAAGGTGGACAACAAAGGACTTCGGAGCATTTGCGAGATTCTCACATTGGATCGGAAAGGCAGCAAGAATGAAATTGTAATGAGAGTGCTCAAATTTCTAATGGAGCCGGACGAATCGCTGTGCTTGGAGCAGGGCGACGAAGACGAGGAGGAGCCAGACGAGGACGACCTggacgaagaagaggaagaagtCAGCGAGGATGACAAGAAACGCAAGAGCAGCAAGTCGGGTGCCGGCGGCAGAGGCTCGGCTCGCAACTCCAGTGGACGTCCCCGGCGCACGACGGCTGGCAAAA AAATGTCTGCGTACGTGGACTTCTCCAGCTCAGAGGAGAGCGAGCAGAAAGTTCCGGTGACCAAGCGGAGACGCAACGATGACTCAGAGTCGGGTTCAGAC TACAATCCTTCGGCCAATTCAGACTCTGATGCCGGtcgtggcggcggtggcggtggtggtgcagCTAAAGCTGGTCGCAACGTGTCTGCACGAGGCAGTCGGGGTCGTCCAGCGCGCAAGAGTCGGCGAAGAAATTCGGATTCTGAGGAAGAAGAGGAGTCCGAACTATCCGATGCCGATAGCGAT GTTCCGAAGCGCAAGCGCCCAGCCGTAACTGGTAAGCGTGGGAGACCGGCGGTCACTGCCGCGGCTGGACGACGGGGACGTGGACGGGGGGCACCTGCGCGAAAACGCAAAGATTCCGACAGCGAAGAGGATGACATTTCCgaagatgaggaggaggaggaactgTCGGAGTTTGGCAGCGACCAAAGTGAG GATGTACGCCCCAAGAAGAGTAGGAAGCCCACAACGCCTGCGAGAAATAGCAAAGCTAATAAGTCAAAACCAGCTGGAAAGG CCGATGGTCgatcaaaaaaatcaaagaaagaatcgtccgaggaggaggatgatgatgTCGATGACAAAGATGAGTCTGACGAGGATGAGCCACTAACCAAAAAGGGCAAAATGGCATTCCCAACG GATGAGCAAATACGCGGCTATGTCAAAGAAATATTGGATAAGGCAAATTTGGAGGAGATTACCATGAAAACAGTTTGCAAGCAAGTCTATGCGAAATATCCAGAATTTGATCTAACAGAAAAGAAAGACTTCATTAAGGCCACAGTAAAAGCG TTAATTGCGACATAA